One Candidatus Hydrogenedentota bacterium DNA segment encodes these proteins:
- a CDS encoding right-handed parallel beta-helix repeat-containing protein, with the protein MMTMTRFSCIVILLFQGFNVYGGSALRNASAGRNYPENELLARPALRITVGQRDADIVGADNRALQAAVDYVGQFGGGVVEVGPGEYLMHDSLHMRSGVTLRGAGKATVLKKSEEVRSLLAADGDFGECAITVQNPEGFEIGRGVHIATKRVHGFHTICATILNKQDNYLTLSRPLNADCMMVDEANAATIFPVISAYHVEDFRVENITIDGNRDRNSRINGCRGAGIFFYQGDAGIVENCTVRDYSGDGISFQQSNDVQVLNCIVENCAGGGIHPGSGSQRAVVRSCKARHNDADGFFFCWRVRHAVVEDNEFCNNGATGISIGHKDTDNLIRRNLIAGNAKGGVHWRDETEPMAAHNITFTENAVRNNGPFGLHIEGATQGTVIRNNTIECDDPECVGVRIGEKTADAVIKENEINAAQKILDNRVHSERESKI; encoded by the coding sequence ATGATGACAATGACGAGATTCTCCTGTATTGTAATTCTGCTCTTTCAGGGCTTCAATGTATACGGCGGCAGCGCCCTGAGAAATGCATCCGCCGGGCGAAATTATCCCGAAAACGAATTGCTGGCGCGTCCCGCGCTCCGCATCACCGTTGGGCAGCGTGACGCGGACATTGTGGGCGCCGACAACCGCGCGCTTCAGGCCGCGGTGGACTATGTGGGCCAATTCGGCGGCGGCGTGGTCGAGGTGGGACCCGGCGAGTATCTGATGCACGATTCGCTGCACATGCGCAGTGGCGTTACGCTGCGCGGGGCGGGCAAAGCGACGGTGTTGAAGAAGAGCGAAGAGGTGCGCAGTCTGCTGGCCGCCGACGGCGATTTCGGCGAGTGCGCCATTACCGTCCAGAACCCGGAAGGATTCGAAATCGGACGCGGGGTCCATATCGCCACGAAGCGTGTGCATGGTTTTCACACCATCTGCGCCACCATCCTGAATAAACAGGACAACTATCTGACCCTGAGCCGTCCGCTCAATGCGGACTGCATGATGGTGGACGAGGCGAATGCGGCGACGATCTTCCCCGTCATCAGCGCCTACCATGTGGAGGACTTCCGCGTCGAGAACATCACGATTGACGGCAACCGGGACAGGAATAGCCGCATAAACGGCTGCCGCGGCGCAGGCATTTTCTTCTACCAGGGCGATGCGGGCATTGTGGAAAATTGCACCGTGCGCGACTACAGCGGCGACGGCATCAGCTTCCAGCAGTCGAATGACGTTCAGGTGCTGAATTGCATTGTCGAAAACTGTGCCGGTGGCGGCATCCATCCCGGCAGCGGGTCGCAACGGGCTGTCGTGCGCAGCTGCAAGGCGCGACACAACGATGCGGATGGTTTCTTTTTCTGCTGGCGTGTGCGCCATGCCGTAGTCGAAGACAACGAGTTTTGTAACAACGGCGCAACGGGCATCTCCATTGGCCATAAAGACACGGACAACCTCATCCGGCGCAACCTGATCGCGGGCAATGCCAAGGGTGGGGTTCATTGGCGCGATGAGACCGAACCCATGGCCGCCCATAACATCACCTTCACGGAAAATGCGGTGCGGAACAACGGGCCCTTCGGCCTGCATATCGAAGGCGCAACGCAGGGCACGGTCATCCGAAACAACACCATCGAATGTGACGACCCGGAATGTGTGGGTGTTCGCATCGGCGAAAAGACGGCAGATGCAGTAATCAAAGAGAACGAAATAAATGCCGCACAAAAAATATTGGACAATCGAGTTCACAGTGAAAGGGAATCAAAGATATGA
- a CDS encoding BNR-4 repeat-containing protein produces MILGLHHFLFMMLALTVTCSPAVSEVPGDAAGNTATPIRVVEIDRGHSWVSPYWGYNAPKLVFDGRAYYTAGLWGAKPESAEALLYKYEGATWRKGAQLSNVYQPITMVVDRAGRLIIAHTEQSAPLRIYRSITPGDIVDLERLPSPPDMENAYYISIAIQNEVLFLAYISTPNYSMFLQALNLTSLQWTPSRLVCQGQTEKKPKTAWTYPILYPTEEGLHLVASNSPDGGEGNTYNQVWHLFYVKDAAEPSVCEMVADSPVGHNAFAMDFLADKQGRCHLLFNWNQHVYGDPLPAGMSEAGLYYAWRDPATEKWRETRLGPVSTAGFLELGEELVVVTAQNGIYRLNSREQNSETGTTLWEPDSIAGIPGFIDTLSRASGSVSPEGVALVMDSLLPDEREQSQTRILWSVIPEK; encoded by the coding sequence ATGATTCTCGGATTGCACCATTTTCTTTTTATGATGCTGGCGTTGACCGTAACGTGCAGCCCCGCCGTTAGTGAAGTGCCTGGGGATGCCGCCGGCAACACCGCGACACCAATACGCGTCGTGGAAATTGACCGCGGCCATTCGTGGGTCAGCCCATACTGGGGATACAACGCGCCAAAACTGGTATTCGATGGGAGGGCCTATTATACCGCGGGTCTGTGGGGTGCAAAACCCGAATCAGCGGAAGCCCTGCTCTACAAATATGAGGGTGCAACGTGGCGCAAAGGCGCCCAATTATCGAATGTATATCAGCCAATCACCATGGTCGTGGATCGGGCTGGCCGGTTGATCATAGCCCATACTGAACAGTCGGCGCCTTTGCGTATTTATCGTTCAATAACGCCCGGTGATATTGTGGATCTGGAGCGTTTGCCAAGCCCCCCTGACATGGAAAACGCTTACTACATCAGCATCGCAATACAGAATGAGGTTCTTTTCCTCGCATACATTTCCACTCCGAATTACTCAATGTTCTTGCAGGCATTGAATCTGACATCCCTGCAATGGACGCCGAGCAGGCTTGTCTGCCAGGGGCAAACCGAAAAGAAACCAAAAACGGCTTGGACTTACCCGATCCTGTATCCGACCGAAGAAGGCCTTCATCTTGTAGCTTCAAACAGTCCAGACGGTGGTGAAGGAAACACCTATAATCAGGTTTGGCATCTCTTTTACGTGAAAGACGCAGCGGAACCGTCAGTGTGTGAAATGGTCGCGGATTCTCCGGTGGGGCACAATGCATTCGCGATGGATTTTTTAGCAGATAAACAGGGGCGCTGTCATCTGCTCTTCAACTGGAATCAACATGTGTATGGCGACCCCCTGCCTGCCGGAATGTCCGAGGCAGGATTGTATTACGCATGGCGTGATCCCGCCACGGAGAAATGGCGCGAAACGCGGTTAGGCCCTGTAAGCACTGCCGGATTCCTCGAATTGGGAGAGGAACTGGTCGTGGTTACTGCGCAAAATGGCATATATCGCCTGAACAGCCGAGAACAGAACTCGGAAACGGGCACGACGCTTTGGGAACCAGATAGTATTGCTGGAATACCAGGGTTTATTGATACCTTGTCCCGAGCGAGTGGGAGTGTTTCCCCGGAGGGTGTCGCACTGGTCATGGATTCCCTGTTGCCGGATGAGAGGGAACAGTCCCAAACCCGGATTCTGTGGTCGGTCATTCCGGAGAAATGA